From Micromonospora sp. NBC_01699, a single genomic window includes:
- a CDS encoding winged helix-turn-helix domain-containing protein, whose product MGVVLKDARRSVTSWCRRHTIGGDGAVAARRGQRSGPAEALSRDQELELIDALRGRYPDQFGLDDPLWTRQSVAALIQRRFGLTIDPATVGEYLQAWGLGPREPTDRACGLCVDAVRVWVRQEYPAIVRSAQEHRAELCWLGRTRLHGVAPAADVISAMSQRGRVKFMITTPTVDPPLPRDFLLRLSGVDGRLVHVVVDGSWGRGEWPRRLPPRIAPYALPSCGRS is encoded by the coding sequence GTGGGGGTTGTTCTCAAAGACGCGCGACGTTCCGTCACCAGCTGGTGCCGGCGACACACCATCGGCGGCGACGGTGCGGTGGCCGCTCGCCGGGGGCAGCGGTCAGGCCCGGCAGAAGCACTCAGCCGCGATCAGGAGCTTGAGCTGATCGACGCGCTGCGGGGCAGGTACCCGGACCAGTTCGGGCTCGACGATCCGCTCTGGACCAGGCAGAGCGTCGCCGCCCTGATCCAGCGCCGGTTCGGGCTCACCATCGATCCGGCAACCGTCGGCGAGTATCTCCAGGCATGGGGACTCGGCCCACGGGAGCCCACCGACCGCGCCTGCGGCCTCTGCGTCGACGCCGTACGCGTCTGGGTGCGCCAGGAGTACCCCGCCATCGTCCGCTCCGCGCAGGAGCACCGTGCGGAACTCTGCTGGCTCGGCCGTACGCGGCTGCACGGTGTCGCACCGGCGGCGGACGTCATCTCGGCGATGTCGCAGCGGGGCCGGGTCAAGTTCATGATCACCACGCCCACGGTGGATCCACCGCTGCCCCGGGACTTCCTGCTGCGGTTGAGCGGGGTCGACGGGCGACTGGTGCACGTGGTGGTGGACGGATCCTGGGGACGGGGTGAGTGGCCCCGCCGCCTGCCACCCCGGATCGCCCCGTACGCGCTGCCCTCCTGCGGGCGTTCGTAA
- a CDS encoding DUF1330 domain-containing protein — MTAYALAHLRRAPLHAEVLEYLERIQATLDPFGGRFIIHGGTVDVIEGDWPGDVVMIEFPDLTSARSWYGSRIYQELKPLRTRHLAGEVILVEGVEPGHSSSQMAAELRQANGL, encoded by the coding sequence ATGACCGCGTACGCGCTTGCTCACCTGCGCAGGGCACCCCTCCACGCCGAGGTGCTGGAGTACCTGGAGCGCATCCAGGCCACTCTCGACCCCTTCGGCGGCCGGTTCATCATCCACGGTGGAACCGTCGACGTGATCGAGGGCGATTGGCCGGGCGATGTGGTGATGATCGAGTTTCCCGACCTGACCAGCGCCCGCTCCTGGTACGGCTCCCGCATCTACCAGGAGCTCAAGCCCTTGCGGACAAGGCACCTCGCCGGTGAGGTGATCCTTGTCGAAGGTGTCGAGCCCGGCCACAGCTCATCGCAGATGGCTGCCGAACTCCGTCAGGCCAATGGTCTGTAG
- a CDS encoding helix-turn-helix domain-containing protein translates to MRSVTGPGRPVGELLRGWRRSRRMSQLDLSIEAGVSARHLSFVETGRSRPSPELILRLAEQLDIPLAERNTMLLAGGHAPAYPSHELSDPELAPVRAAVRQILDGHSPYPAALVDRHWHLVEANPAVTLFTANAEPRLLIPPINVLRLSLHPDGMARRILNLSEWRAHLLNRLHQQAVTTNDPALYGLHEELRGYPGGDGHAAPISDAVSSLVVPLRYRHSDQVLSFISTTTLFGTPLDVTVAGLAIETFFPADSATTEAIRALGKA, encoded by the coding sequence GTGAGGAGTGTTACCGGACCCGGGCGACCAGTCGGGGAACTGCTGCGCGGCTGGCGCCGAAGTCGCCGGATGAGTCAGCTCGACCTGTCGATCGAGGCGGGGGTTTCGGCCCGGCATCTCAGCTTCGTGGAGACCGGGCGGTCTCGGCCGAGCCCGGAATTGATCCTGCGGCTGGCGGAGCAGCTTGACATACCGCTGGCGGAGCGCAACACGATGCTGCTCGCCGGCGGCCACGCGCCCGCCTACCCCAGCCACGAGCTGAGCGACCCGGAACTGGCCCCGGTACGTGCCGCCGTACGGCAGATCCTCGACGGGCACAGCCCGTATCCCGCGGCGCTCGTTGACCGGCACTGGCACCTCGTCGAAGCCAACCCTGCCGTGACCCTGTTCACTGCCAATGCCGAGCCCCGTCTCCTGATCCCGCCGATCAACGTGCTGCGGCTCAGCCTGCATCCCGACGGCATGGCCCGGCGCATCCTCAACCTGTCCGAGTGGCGCGCCCATCTGCTCAACCGGCTGCACCAGCAGGCCGTGACAACCAACGACCCCGCCCTGTACGGACTGCACGAGGAGCTTCGCGGCTACCCTGGCGGCGATGGCCATGCGGCCCCGATCAGCGATGCTGTTTCGAGCCTCGTCGTCCCACTGCGATACCGCCACAGCGACCAGGTGCTGTCCTTCATCAGCACCACCACCCTCTTCGGCACCCCGTTGGACGTCACCGTCGCGGGGCTGGCCATCGAGACCTTCTTCCCTGCCGACTCGGCGACCACTGAAGCGATCCGCGCCCTCGGCAAGGCGTGA
- a CDS encoding DUF5615 family PIN-like protein, whose protein sequence is MGGPADHSAAAKVLTGILLDEMYPPALAKRLRDSGHDAMAALDVEVGLASRSDDDVLAWANRNNRCLVTENVSDFARLASQGVAHCGLVLVLAQRFPRTSSGLIRLGDALDKVLISEQLPGRDAIIWLRSDQ, encoded by the coding sequence GTGGGCGGCCCAGCAGACCATTCTGCGGCGGCGAAAGTCCTGACCGGCATCCTGCTCGACGAGATGTATCCACCAGCACTGGCAAAGCGGTTACGCGACAGCGGCCACGATGCGATGGCAGCGCTGGATGTCGAGGTTGGCCTCGCATCCAGGTCAGACGACGACGTGTTGGCTTGGGCAAATCGTAACAATCGGTGCCTCGTCACTGAGAACGTGAGCGACTTCGCACGGCTCGCGTCGCAGGGTGTCGCGCACTGTGGGCTCGTTCTGGTCCTTGCTCAACGGTTTCCACGAACCTCCAGCGGACTCATCCGGCTCGGTGACGCGCTTGACAAGGTGCTGATTTCGGAGCAATTGCCTGGACGAGACGCCATCATCTGGCTCAGGTCCGATCAATAG
- a CDS encoding S8 family serine peptidase: MRRRGVVRRSAVAGLALITATTIIGAAPGGVAAAAPSAPSTPSRAHAPNVPSGGVVKDRYIVVLKDGKASAGATRTKAASLAGAFGGSVRQVYTSALRGFSAQLNATQAKRLAAHADVASIHPVRIYSASDTQTNPPSWGLDRVDQTVPARSRSYTYPNTAGNVTAYVIDSGLRTTHPDFGGRASSGYDFIDNDADSDDCSGHGTHVAGTVGGTTFGVAKQVNLVGVRVLDCEGSGTTESVVGGVDWVTDNAVEPAVANMSLGTTVPDPVVDLAVQASIASGVSYAVAAGNGTSQVVAQDACLASPARVAAAITVGATDNVDFRTYFSNYGSCLDLFAPGANITSADLGGGSVNASGTSMASPHVAGAAALLLSANPTWTPQQVRDALVTGAISGAVQDPQGSSNRLLRVGAIEPARSAVALRALVNNRYVAPGNGTQRVIANLATVTAADRFDQVDAGSGYVALRSRATGKYLTADGAGTLPLITRGLVIDIWERFQVFNNADGSVSFKAVINGKFVSADGGGSRPLIANGPAVSAWERFEYVAPAPIVAIKAVSNQKYVSADGGGSRSLIANGPAVSSWERFELIDAGEGYFALKAIINARYVTALAAGAQPLIANRTVVGPWEKFFLWDYSPDGSISFVADINFKAVTTPAAGASPLIASRTLDPALPNAGIGAWESFVIEAIV, encoded by the coding sequence ATGAGACGCCGTGGCGTAGTACGCCGCTCGGCGGTGGCAGGGCTTGCCCTGATCACCGCGACCACCATCATCGGCGCCGCCCCCGGCGGTGTGGCGGCGGCCGCACCGTCCGCGCCATCCACCCCCTCGCGGGCACACGCGCCGAACGTCCCCAGCGGGGGCGTCGTGAAGGACCGCTACATCGTCGTCCTGAAGGACGGCAAGGCCAGCGCCGGCGCGACCCGCACCAAGGCAGCGTCGCTTGCCGGCGCCTTCGGCGGCTCGGTCCGCCAGGTTTACACCAGCGCCCTGCGGGGCTTCTCCGCGCAGCTCAACGCCACGCAGGCGAAGCGGCTCGCGGCGCACGCCGACGTGGCCTCGATCCACCCGGTCCGGATCTACTCGGCGAGCGACACCCAGACCAACCCGCCGTCCTGGGGCCTGGACCGGGTCGACCAGACCGTCCCGGCGCGCAGCCGCTCGTACACCTACCCCAACACGGCGGGCAACGTCACGGCGTACGTCATCGACAGCGGGCTCCGGACCACCCACCCCGACTTCGGCGGGCGGGCCAGTTCCGGCTACGACTTCATCGACAACGACGCGGACTCGGACGACTGTAGCGGCCACGGCACGCACGTCGCGGGCACCGTCGGCGGCACCACGTTCGGCGTCGCCAAGCAGGTCAACCTCGTCGGCGTACGGGTGCTCGACTGCGAGGGCAGTGGCACGACGGAAAGCGTCGTCGGCGGTGTCGACTGGGTGACCGACAACGCGGTCGAGCCGGCCGTGGCGAACATGAGCCTCGGCACCACCGTGCCCGACCCCGTCGTCGACCTGGCGGTCCAGGCATCGATCGCCTCCGGCGTGTCCTACGCGGTCGCGGCCGGTAACGGTACCTCTCAGGTGGTCGCCCAGGACGCCTGCCTGGCGTCGCCGGCGCGGGTGGCCGCGGCCATCACCGTCGGGGCGACGGACAACGTCGACTTCCGCACCTACTTCTCGAACTACGGGTCCTGCCTGGACCTGTTCGCCCCGGGCGCCAACATCACCTCGGCGGACCTCGGCGGCGGCTCCGTGAACGCCAGCGGTACGTCGATGGCCTCGCCGCACGTGGCGGGTGCCGCGGCGCTGCTGCTGTCGGCCAACCCGACCTGGACCCCCCAGCAGGTGCGGGACGCGCTCGTCACCGGCGCGATCTCCGGTGCGGTCCAGGACCCGCAGGGTTCGTCGAACCGCCTGCTGCGGGTCGGCGCCATCGAGCCGGCACGTTCCGCCGTCGCCCTCCGGGCGCTGGTGAACAACCGGTACGTCGCACCGGGCAACGGCACCCAGCGGGTGATCGCCAACCTCGCGACGGTCACCGCGGCAGACAGGTTCGACCAGGTCGACGCCGGCAGCGGGTACGTCGCCCTGCGGTCCCGGGCCACCGGAAAGTACCTGACGGCCGACGGCGCGGGCACCCTGCCGCTGATCACCAGGGGTCTCGTGATCGACATCTGGGAGAGGTTCCAGGTCTTCAACAACGCCGACGGCTCCGTGAGCTTCAAGGCCGTCATCAACGGCAAGTTCGTGTCGGCCGACGGTGGCGGCTCCCGGCCGCTGATCGCCAACGGTCCGGCGGTCAGCGCCTGGGAGCGGTTCGAGTACGTCGCCCCGGCCCCGATCGTGGCCATCAAGGCGGTGTCCAACCAGAAGTACGTCTCGGCGGACGGTGGCGGGTCGCGGTCGCTGATCGCCAACGGTCCCGCCGTCAGTTCCTGGGAGCGGTTCGAGCTCATCGACGCCGGTGAGGGCTACTTTGCCCTGAAGGCGATCATCAACGCCAGGTACGTGACGGCCCTGGCCGCCGGTGCCCAGCCGCTGATCGCCAACCGCACCGTGGTCGGCCCGTGGGAGAAGTTCTTCCTCTGGGACTACAGCCCCGACGGCAGCATCAGCTTCGTCGCGGACATCAACTTCAAGGCGGTGACCACGCCGGCAGCCGGCGCCTCGCCGCTGATCGCCTCGCGCACGCTCGACCCCGCCCTCCCGAACGCCGGCATCGGTGCCTGGGAGAGCTTCGTCATCGAAGCAATCGTCTAG
- a CDS encoding RNA polymerase sigma factor: MAPQVLGAVVRRYGHFDTAEDATQEALFAAATQWPTDGLPDNPLGWLITVAARRLTDLLRSEQARLRREDTVARWTLPEQWLAPAADRPVTDSDDSLILLFMCCHPALPPAAQIALTLRAVGGLNTGEVARAFLVPEATMTRRISRAKQRIRESGIPFGLPPEAERAARLGAVLHVLYLIFNEGYVSTTGPGLHRAELSAEAIRLTRLVHRLLPGDGEVAGLLALMLLTDARRPARTGPDGGLVPMAEQDRGRWDAGQIAEGVDLLTEALPRGATGPYQLQAAIAAIHDEAPTAEATDWPQIVALYELLLRISDSPVVALNHAVAVAMASGADAGLDLLGRLGADQRITGDHRLYAVRAHLLEMSGDHAAARTSYETAARLATGLAQQRYLNTRAARLVAGVETGPEADS, encoded by the coding sequence TTGGCGCCGCAGGTCCTCGGCGCGGTGGTGCGCCGCTACGGGCACTTCGACACCGCCGAGGACGCGACCCAGGAGGCGCTGTTCGCGGCGGCGACCCAGTGGCCGACGGACGGCCTGCCGGACAACCCGCTCGGCTGGCTGATCACGGTCGCCGCGCGCCGGCTGACCGACCTGCTTCGCAGCGAACAGGCCCGGTTGCGCCGGGAGGACACCGTCGCCCGGTGGACCCTGCCGGAGCAGTGGCTCGCGCCCGCCGCCGACCGTCCGGTGACGGACTCCGACGACAGCCTCATCCTGCTGTTCATGTGCTGCCACCCCGCGTTGCCGCCCGCCGCGCAGATCGCGCTGACCCTGCGTGCGGTCGGTGGCCTGAACACCGGTGAGGTGGCGCGCGCCTTCCTCGTACCGGAGGCCACCATGACCCGGCGGATCAGCCGGGCCAAGCAGCGGATCAGGGAGAGCGGAATCCCGTTCGGCCTGCCCCCGGAGGCGGAACGCGCCGCCCGGCTCGGTGCCGTCCTGCACGTGCTCTACCTGATCTTCAACGAGGGGTACGTCAGCACCACCGGTCCCGGCCTGCACCGGGCCGAACTGTCGGCGGAGGCGATCCGGCTGACCCGGCTGGTGCACCGGCTGCTGCCCGGTGACGGCGAGGTGGCGGGACTGCTGGCGCTGATGTTGTTGACCGACGCGCGGCGGCCGGCGCGTACCGGGCCGGACGGCGGGCTGGTGCCGATGGCGGAGCAGGACCGTGGCCGGTGGGACGCCGGGCAGATCGCCGAGGGGGTCGACCTGCTCACCGAGGCGCTGCCGCGCGGGGCGACCGGCCCGTACCAGCTCCAGGCGGCGATCGCCGCGATCCACGACGAGGCGCCGACCGCCGAGGCCACCGACTGGCCCCAGATCGTCGCCCTGTACGAGCTGCTGCTGCGGATCTCCGACAGCCCGGTGGTGGCCCTGAACCACGCCGTCGCGGTGGCCATGGCCAGCGGCGCCGATGCCGGGTTGGACCTGCTCGGCAGGCTCGGGGCGGACCAGCGGATCACCGGCGACCACCGCCTGTACGCCGTCCGCGCCCACCTGCTGGAGATGTCCGGCGACCACGCGGCGGCCCGCACCTCGTACGAGACGGCCGCCCGGCTGGCCACCGGTCTCGCGCAGCAGCGTTACCTCAATACCCGAGCCGCCCGTTTGGTCGCCGGTGTCGAAACCGGGCCCGAGGCGGATTCCTGA
- a CDS encoding YciI family protein, translating into MILLSGSQRDYDALGGRPGNGPAWSPEDVAAMHEFMAAWNNDLVESGEFVDGQGLSAPVHTRRIQLRDGVPVVTDGPYAETQEVLAGYTIVECVSFDRATEIAARLTNTPHPVQAGSEREWYVDVRPIVEGIEQLDL; encoded by the coding sequence ATGATCTTGTTGTCGGGCTCGCAGCGGGACTACGACGCGCTGGGCGGCAGGCCCGGCAACGGACCGGCCTGGTCGCCCGAGGACGTCGCGGCGATGCACGAGTTCATGGCGGCGTGGAACAACGACCTGGTCGAGTCCGGGGAGTTCGTCGACGGCCAGGGGCTGAGCGCCCCGGTACACACCCGCCGGATCCAGTTGCGCGACGGCGTCCCCGTCGTCACCGACGGCCCGTACGCCGAAACCCAGGAGGTCCTGGCCGGCTACACCATCGTCGAGTGCGTCAGCTTCGACCGGGCCACCGAGATCGCCGCGCGCCTGACGAACACCCCGCACCCGGTGCAGGCCGGATCGGAGCGGGAGTGGTACGTCGACGTACGGCCGATCGTCGAGGGCATCGAGCAGCTGGACCTCTGA
- a CDS encoding winged helix-turn-helix transcriptional regulator → MPRALREDMVVVRSAAQRKATARGTHLDAMAGCPGHRLLDRLGDRWVSLVLKELGAGPRRHADLARSVAGASQKMLTQTLRGLERDGLVTRTVTVGVPARVDYRLTPLGAGLLRAMLVVVDWAERHVPEIDAARARYDGKNHGPVAGRSVRTGPAAPTSPVSGTEGVSAEKEDHP, encoded by the coding sequence GTGCCCAGGGCACTTCGGGAGGACATGGTGGTGGTCCGCAGCGCCGCGCAACGGAAGGCGACGGCACGGGGTACGCACCTCGACGCGATGGCCGGCTGTCCGGGGCACCGGCTGCTGGACCGGCTCGGTGACAGGTGGGTCAGCCTGGTGCTGAAGGAACTCGGTGCGGGGCCCCGCCGGCACGCCGACCTGGCCCGTTCGGTCGCCGGCGCGAGCCAGAAGATGCTCACCCAGACCCTGCGCGGGCTGGAGCGCGACGGGCTGGTCACCCGTACGGTCACGGTCGGTGTGCCCGCCCGGGTCGACTACCGGCTGACCCCGCTCGGCGCGGGGCTGCTGCGGGCGATGCTGGTAGTGGTCGACTGGGCCGAGCGGCACGTTCCGGAGATCGACGCCGCCCGCGCCCGCTACGACGGAAAAAATCATGGTCCGGTGGCGGGCCGATCCGTCCGGACCGGGCCGGCGGCTCCGACGTCTCCGGTGAGCGGCACCGAAGGGGTGTCGGCGGAGAAGGAGGATCACCCGTGA
- a CDS encoding NADPH-dependent F420 reductase codes for MTRIAILGSGNVARALAGPLAANGHPVVVGSRTPDGLSWDDDGVAVASPADAVAGAEIVVNALPGAVSLPVLVDLGPSLAGRILVDVANGVRIGADGFATSLLHPGSSLAERIQAALPTTRVVKALNTMHVSLMADPGSLPTPPTVFVSGDHPDARRATGMLLADLGWRPEWVVDLGGLASARWTETFPLVVRPLVHALGPVPFGLAIAR; via the coding sequence ATGACCCGCATCGCCATTCTCGGATCCGGCAACGTGGCCCGAGCGCTCGCCGGACCGCTGGCCGCCAACGGCCATCCGGTCGTGGTCGGCTCCCGTACGCCGGATGGTTTGTCCTGGGATGACGACGGCGTCGCCGTCGCGTCCCCGGCCGACGCGGTCGCCGGGGCCGAGATCGTGGTCAACGCCCTGCCGGGCGCGGTATCACTGCCGGTGCTGGTCGATCTCGGCCCGTCGCTCGCCGGCCGGATCCTGGTTGACGTCGCCAACGGGGTACGGATCGGCGCCGACGGCTTCGCGACCTCCCTGCTCCATCCCGGCAGCAGCCTGGCCGAGCGGATCCAGGCGGCCCTGCCGACGACCCGGGTCGTCAAGGCGCTGAACACGATGCACGTGTCGCTGATGGCCGACCCCGGCAGCCTGCCCACCCCACCCACGGTCTTCGTCTCCGGTGATCACCCCGACGCCCGCCGGGCCACCGGAATGCTCCTGGCCGATCTGGGCTGGCGGCCCGAGTGGGTGGTCGACCTCGGTGGCCTCGCCTCCGCCCGGTGGACGGAGACCTTCCCCCTCGTCGTACGCCCGCTGGTGCACGCGCTCGGGCCGGTCCCGTTCGGGCTGGCGATAGCTCGTTGA
- a CDS encoding GAP family protein — translation MDAGLIGSLVLLALIDSTSFGTLLIPIWMMLAPGRLHPSRLLIFLGTVAIFYLALGVALTAGASALLDDIRPLLDTTPFQVVQLLLGLVLLVLAFRTGRKRSGSEPGRLMRWRERAMTGEGSSKALVALALTAVTLEAATMLPYLAAIGLLSAAELALPLTVAVLAGYCLVMVLPALVLLGARIVAANAVAPVLVWVNGWMTRSAAETTGWILGIAGFLLASNAARELGLFDAIDALSGAK, via the coding sequence ATGGACGCCGGGCTGATCGGATCCCTGGTCCTGCTTGCCCTGATCGACAGCACCAGCTTCGGGACACTGCTGATCCCGATCTGGATGATGCTAGCCCCCGGCCGACTCCACCCGTCCCGGCTACTGATCTTCCTGGGTACGGTCGCGATCTTCTACCTCGCGCTCGGCGTCGCGCTGACCGCCGGGGCCTCGGCACTGCTGGACGACATCCGGCCGCTGCTCGACACCACGCCGTTCCAGGTGGTGCAACTCCTGCTCGGGCTGGTCCTGCTCGTCCTCGCCTTCCGGACCGGCCGAAAGAGGTCGGGGTCGGAGCCGGGCCGGCTGATGCGGTGGCGCGAGCGGGCGATGACCGGCGAGGGGTCCTCGAAGGCACTGGTCGCCCTGGCCCTGACCGCGGTCACGCTGGAGGCGGCGACGATGCTGCCGTACCTGGCCGCCATCGGGCTGCTGAGCGCGGCCGAACTGGCGCTGCCGCTGACCGTCGCCGTACTCGCCGGGTACTGCCTGGTGATGGTCCTGCCGGCACTGGTGCTGCTGGGTGCCCGGATCGTCGCGGCCAACGCGGTGGCGCCCGTACTCGTCTGGGTCAACGGGTGGATGACCCGCAGCGCAGCCGAAACCACCGGGTGGATCCTCGGCATCGCCGGGTTCCTGCTCGCCTCGAACGCGGCCCGCGAACTGGGTCTCTTCGACGCCATCGACGCCCTCTCCGGTGCGAAGTAG
- a CDS encoding TetR/AcrR family transcriptional regulator, producing the protein MPKVVDHDQRREELARAVWAVIARAGVEGATVRAVAAEAGWSMGALRYYFATQDGLLRFALEVMLRRTPERLRIQLASGQPGLERAQRIIEELLPLDPDRLAEGLVWLAFLTRARVDRSFDDLRETGWRGERYVCRLAVAEIAGCPWPVELNDTLPGEELEAAAADLHTFVDGLTLQGATFPEELPPERLRGLLRRRLEVLEPAVREDGRWTPG; encoded by the coding sequence GTGCCCAAGGTCGTCGACCATGATCAGCGTCGGGAGGAACTCGCCCGCGCGGTCTGGGCCGTGATCGCCCGAGCCGGCGTCGAGGGTGCGACCGTGCGCGCGGTGGCGGCCGAGGCCGGCTGGTCGATGGGGGCCCTGCGCTACTACTTCGCCACCCAGGACGGCCTGTTGCGGTTCGCCCTGGAGGTGATGCTCCGCCGTACGCCCGAGCGCCTCCGGATCCAGCTCGCCAGCGGCCAACCCGGCCTCGAACGGGCGCAACGAATCATCGAGGAACTCCTGCCGCTCGACCCCGACCGACTCGCCGAGGGGCTGGTCTGGCTGGCTTTCCTGACCCGCGCCCGGGTCGACCGGAGTTTCGACGACCTGCGCGAGACGGGCTGGCGCGGCGAGCGCTATGTCTGTCGGCTCGCGGTCGCCGAGATCGCCGGCTGCCCCTGGCCGGTTGAACTCAACGACACGCTGCCCGGCGAGGAGTTGGAGGCCGCAGCCGCGGACCTGCACACCTTCGTCGACGGGCTCACCCTCCAGGGCGCCACCTTCCCCGAGGAACTACCACCGGAGCGACTGCGCGGGCTGCTGCGCCGACGGCTCGAAGTGCTCGAACCCGCCGTACGAGAGGATGGTCGATGGACGCCGGGCTGA
- a CDS encoding glycosyltransferase: protein MRILFSFAGGSGHLIPLVPIAHAAEAAGHQVAFACTPGTAGRVEAAGFTAVVAETPPAEAPPQVAPQAPPQVAPAPSPERSPLRPIDHAQIDREIREIFAGRAARRNAARMLDICPGWQPDLVVCDEADFGCMVAAERLGLPYASVLVLAAGSLIRPDLVTEPLDELRAAYDLPPDPGLGMLSRYLVLSPAPRSYRDPAFPLPATAHSIRPVTPHPPVAPAIAPWAGRSDGRPGVYLTLGTEFNMESGDLFPRLIAGLGELDINLLVTVGQQIDPAEFGRQPAHVRIERYVPQALVLPGCDLVLSHAGSGSVLGALEHGLPMVLAPMGADQPANAGRCAALGVARVLDAYAVTPAAAAEAVTGVLTDDGYRRAAGRLRDEIAALPGPEHAIPLLEWLAAQRRPVLAD from the coding sequence GTGCGCATCCTCTTCAGCTTCGCCGGTGGTAGCGGCCACCTCATCCCGCTCGTGCCGATCGCCCACGCCGCCGAGGCCGCCGGCCACCAGGTCGCCTTCGCCTGCACACCGGGGACCGCCGGGAGGGTCGAGGCGGCCGGCTTCACCGCCGTCGTCGCCGAGACACCCCCGGCCGAGGCTCCACCGCAGGTCGCGCCGCAGGCTCCACCGCAGGTCGCGCCCGCCCCGAGCCCGGAGCGCAGCCCGCTGCGGCCGATCGACCACGCGCAGATCGACCGCGAGATACGCGAGATCTTCGCCGGCCGGGCCGCCCGGCGAAACGCCGCCCGGATGCTCGACATCTGCCCCGGTTGGCAACCCGATCTGGTCGTCTGCGACGAGGCGGACTTCGGTTGCATGGTCGCGGCCGAACGCCTCGGCCTGCCGTACGCGAGCGTGCTGGTGCTCGCCGCCGGTTCGCTGATCCGGCCGGACCTCGTCACCGAACCGCTGGACGAACTGCGCGCCGCGTACGACCTGCCACCCGATCCCGGACTCGGCATGCTCAGCCGCTATCTGGTCCTCTCCCCCGCCCCGCGTAGCTACCGCGACCCGGCCTTCCCGCTGCCCGCCACGGCCCACTCGATCCGCCCGGTCACCCCGCATCCACCGGTGGCCCCGGCGATCGCGCCGTGGGCGGGACGCTCCGACGGTCGGCCCGGTGTCTACCTGACCCTCGGCACCGAGTTCAACATGGAATCCGGTGACCTCTTCCCCCGGCTCATCGCCGGACTCGGGGAACTGGACATCAACCTGCTCGTCACGGTGGGACAGCAGATCGATCCGGCGGAATTCGGTCGACAGCCCGCACACGTACGCATCGAGCGTTACGTTCCCCAGGCGCTCGTCCTGCCCGGCTGCGACCTGGTGCTCTCGCACGCCGGATCGGGAAGCGTGCTCGGGGCGCTGGAACACGGCCTGCCGATGGTGCTCGCGCCGATGGGTGCCGACCAGCCGGCGAACGCGGGCCGCTGTGCGGCACTCGGCGTCGCCCGGGTGCTCGACGCGTACGCCGTCACCCCGGCAGCCGCCGCCGAGGCGGTCACCGGCGTACTGACCGACGACGGCTACCGCCGCGCCGCCGGGCGGCTCCGGGACGAGATCGCCGCCCTACCCGGACCGGAACACGCCATACCGCTGCTCGAATGGCTCGCCGCGCAACGACGCCCCGTGCTGGCGGACTGA